caagtcaaacgagcgtagccgaaagcactcgacagcacacgatgccgaaaagtatccttagtctctagtaattagttGATTAACTAGGCACAACTAATACTATTCCAATTATttaagtacaaatttttgaaattttctttcattttatcattttaaacaattttacttcattaaaatatgtaatataataataggtacctattttgcaaaaattaacctttttttttttacagttttctcGCCGTTTACAATAACgaattacttacatattttcTTCATCAGTTTCTAtggaaatgaatttaaattgaaagtaGTTACCTGAAATCTTTTCCCCAtaagttttcagaaactttccgTGGAAAATTTCCTGTCATttctaggtagaggtacccaagGGCCAAGGCCCAAggccagggatggaagagccttgaattcagggctcccgctcttggctctggctcagctccccgcaagtttcagctctggctcgctcttggctcttggctctttttctttacaagagctctttggctccttgctcgctcctcaattcttcccgactccgctctttgactctcggctccctcttccaatttctcggctcccactccagctccagctctggctcttggctctttaaattagagttcaaaattcgtgaaaaacgatgaaaaaaatgaaaatacactgcatttattttcatttcatttctcaatgaggaaaaaaacttaaaaattcttcattttcttcacaaatgtgagttaaaagttgaatttttgataaaattgtgcgcattttttaacttttttctctacttttagggagccaaagagcctgaaaaattttgtgggctcccacttggctctggctctttccaggttaaagactccttatgatgatggctctcttgagtaaaataaggagctcttttgcaagagagctcttgatgtttttctgcattttcatttatttggctcttggctctggctctagctcctcaaaaaattcggctctttcagactctggctccggctcgctcccggctcttccatccctgccCAAGGCTGACGGAGGATCAGAGGATGTCGatgcaagtttttcaatttgtttaggTTAAGGGGGGTATGGTTATGGTTCGGGTACGCTGcgtttcaagtttcataaagagtttgaatttaaacaataattttggtttcggtttcggtttcagtttcagttcgCTTCGCTCACGCCTCCCTCATGGCTTCATCAAGCTTTTGGTCCGGTGGATGCGGTCTACTTTCAGTTCGGTTTCGGGTTTTGGTTTGTTTAATCCGAAACGTAACGTAATCGGAACAATATAAttaatcagcaattttttttattttctcgaaatttcttCGTCGTTGCAGTTGGCTAGTGTGCACTTCGGCTTCCTCAATATCCTCCAATACGGAGTATTTGCCCTATCGCTACCCAATCAGCAGTTGGTCTCTCGCCCCACTCCCACGTATTCCTTGATTCCTTTTAGGCTTCCAACCAACTTTCCAttccaaatcaaaattcttgtcttcgccctttttttttcttttgtcaacgttgaatgaatttaatttaatggtgttttcaaattttagttgcGTGTTTATGTAAAGAAAACAGTTCAGATAGAAGAGGTATGTTATTGATGTATCCTGTTATGTATAGCTTACGTGTTTCTATTGTTTCATATCGTAATGATATTATTCTCGCTGCGATAGATTACTAATCAAGTTACTACTGTTCTCTTATGTTGTAGTTTTTGTTCTATGAGAAATTGATCATCCGTCGAAGTGGTTTATTTAGTGGCGATAGGAAATTTCTGTTGATCTAGTTTTCCCTGACGTGTAGCAATTACATCTGGTAGAAATGGAGAAAAGGAAGACTCTATTTACGTTTTTGGCTGTTACGGTCTTTATTTCCTTGAGTAAGTAGAGATTTCTACTCATTTCTTTGTCAAGGTTAATGATGACTCGAGATTATCTATGTAGttatcgttgttgttgttgttgttgaatcTTTAATCTGAAATAGTGTAATTGCTCGCCTACAATTTACATATGCTTCAATGATATAGAAGTATAGAACCCCTGGGTAAGATGAAATATCTAGCAGAAACACTACTTTCAAAACAAGCGTTTTGTCAAACTTTCAATTCTGTGATGAGCATCACATTACATTTGGTAAATGAATggatttttgttacaaaaacaTGTACATAATTATTCCTTCAGaagttggtttttgaaaaattatcgtgaAAGTTTGAATCGACGACACATTGTCAGAGTGTTGTTCTCACCAAacattagttttttttaatatcgtTTCTAAAGTGTGGTAAACATTTAATTGATATTCGCCCGTTATTTTTCAGATTGTTCAGTCAGCGCCGCTGCAACTAAGGATACTGTCGCAGGTGAGCATTGTTACGTATTGTTCTTTGTGGTGCACGGCTGCACgcagaatttttaaacatgactgcatttattttctccatattttaattatgtttttaatgatttatttcAGGTTTTTCAAACAATACTACAACCACACCCGCTCCAGCACCAACTACAACCAAACCGCCATCTCCAACTACTACAACGAAACCTACTACACCTTCCACACCTACTACCCCTGTCACTACACCTTCTACACCGGTCACTACACCTTCTACACCTGTCACAACACCTTCTACACCTGTCACTACACCAACACCACCTCCAGCAACGTCCACACTCACTCCACCTACTAGTAGCACTTCTCCTTCACCGTCTCCAACTGTACCTCCAACTCCACCAAAACCAGAcagatctttcgatttaccaaGCTTCGTCGGTAAGATTCCATTACGCAATATTTCGTTTTGTACAAAGGTCTATATTAAATTGTTTCACATTGTAACATGTGGTTGTATTTTCTTTTCAGGTGGTATAATTTTAGCGTT
This region of Planococcus citri chromosome 5, ihPlaCitr1.1, whole genome shotgun sequence genomic DNA includes:
- the LOC135846767 gene encoding merozoite surface protein CMZ-8-like, translated to MEKRKTLFTFLAVTVFISLNCSVSAAATKDTVAGFSNNTTTTPAPAPTTTKPPSPTTTTKPTTPSTPTTPVTTPSTPVTTPSTPVTTPSTPVTTPTPPPATSTLTPPTSSTSPSPSPTVPPTPPKPDRSFDLPSFVGGIILALGVLAIGYVVYKFYRARTDPNYRTL